The sequence TGCGCAGCACGCGCGCGGCAACGGGATGGCGCTCGGCGTGGTACGTGTCGAGCAGGCCGGCGGGCGAGATGCCCTTAACGACCTGCGCCAGCTTCCAGCCGAGATTGACGGCGTCCTGCACGCCGGTGTTGAGGCCGTGGCCGCCCACGGAGTGATGGACATGCGCGGCATCGCCGGCGAGCAGCACGCGTCCTTTGCGATAGGACACGGCCTGCCGCGTCGCATCGGTGAAGCGGGAGATGAAGGATGGGCTGTGGACCCCAAAGTCCGTGCCGTAGACGGCGATGAGCGCATCGCTGAGATCGCGCAAGCCGGGTTCGCCGCTGCGCGCGAGATCTGGCTCCGTCACGAGCACCCGCACGCGTCCGCTCTCGGATTTGCTGAGGCCGTGAAAGCCGAGCGCGTCGTGACGCAGGCCCCATGCCGGCTCGCCGCGCATCTCGACCTCGGCCATGAGGTTGCTGAGCGTCGGGCCGGAGCCGGTGAAGCCAATCCCGGCCGCTTTGCGCACCAGGCTGCGGCCGCCGTCGCAGCCGACCAGATAGTTCGTGCGCAACGTCTTGCCGCCGGAGAGCGCAACGTCGACGCCGGTCTCGTCCTGGACGAAGCCAGTGATGTCCGCGTTGCGATAGATCGGCACCGCCAGCTCCTCGACCCATTCGGCGAGAATGCGCTCGATGTGGCTTTGCGATAGCGCGAGCCCGTAATTGTGCCTTGTGGGGAGATCGCTGATGTCGAGCCGGGTCCAGGCAAAGCCGGCGAG comes from Bradyrhizobium diazoefficiens and encodes:
- a CDS encoding FAD-dependent monooxygenase, whose amino-acid sequence is MPVLLPTSRPRGRANANRAAAGDHAVIIAGGGPTGLMLAPELALANIDVAVVERRANQDLVEPRAGGLHARTIEILDQRGVADRFLREGHITQLAGFAWTRLDISDLPTRHNYGLALSQSHIERILAEWVEELAVPIYRNADITGFVQDETGVDVALSGGKTLRTNYLVGCDGGRSLVRKAAGIGFTGSGPTLSNLMAEVEMRGEPAWGLRHDALGFHGLSKSESGRVRVLVTEPDLARSGEPGLRDLSDALIAVYGTDFGVHSPSFISRFTDATRQAVSYRKGRVLLAGDAAHVHHSVGGHGLNTGVQDAVNLGWKLAQVVKGISPAGLLDTYHAERHPVAARVLRNTMAQIALLRRADDGLNAAREIVSELLAMDAPRRRFGAMMSGLDIRYDLGEGHALVGRRMPDLDLVVDGRPTRLFTLLHGARGVLINFGAPQSLGVAPWADRIKRVDASYDGSWELPAVGRVTAPKTVLVRPDGHVAWVGDESQHRLAEALTTWFGAAAA